ATAAGATATGGCATATTTTATGCAATCAATCTTCTTGCATTTAGATTTTTTTGAATCAAAGGAGAGATAAATTTCTTGACAGATACCATTCTTTTCAATACATTCCGCACTACTAAAAATATAAATGTTCTGCGTTTTTTAATTTAAAAGGACCGGTTTATGTTGGATTTATTTACACCCATAAAGCAAGAACTTGAAACTGTTGAAGATATATCGATCAACACAATCAACAGCAGTGTTGATATGATTAATGATATAGGAGCGTATATCTCCAGAAATGGAGGCAAAAGACTGCGCCCGGCGCTTGTTATTCTCTCATCCAAAGCTTGTGGAAATTATTCAAGATCCTGCATAAACTTAGCATGCGCTGTAGAATATATTCATGTAGCAACTCTGCTTCATGACGATGTTATCGACAATGCCAATATGAGGCGCGGTGCACCCTCTGCAAACATAAAATGGGGAAATAAAGCAAGTATATTGGTGGGTGATTATCTTTTCGCTAAATCATTTTCTATTATGGTAGAGGAAGGCAATCAACAGATTATGGATTCTCTGGCAAATGCTTCAATGAAAATGGCAGAAGGAGAGATTCAACAGCTGATTTCGAAATATGACATAAATATGAAGGAAAAAAAATATATCGAAATAATAACTAAAAAAACCGCAGAATTGATAGCTTCCTGTTGTGAAGTTGGAGCTTTGTTAGCCAATGCACCGAAAAAAGAAGTCAAAGCAATGTATGCCTATGGCTTAAACATTGGAATAGCTTTTCAGCTTATCGATGATGCGTTAGATTTTATCGCTGATGACAAAAAACTTGGCAAACCAATATGCAATGATATTCATGAAGGTAAAGTAACACTTCCATTGATCAAAATCCTTGAATACGAAAATGGTTCAACGCGCTGCAAAATTGAAGAAATTCTAAAAAAGGAAAAATTGGCAGAGCACGATATTCATTTTGTTATGGAATTAATTAATAAATACCACACAATCGATTATACGATTTCATTAGCAAACCGGTATGCTTCTCTTGGTAAAGAATATCTAAAGGCAATTCCTGAAAGCAAGGAAAAGAATATTCTCGAGAAACTTGCTGATTTTATAGTAAAAAGAGAAGTTTAAAAGGAAATCCCTTTTGCATTTTCACTTGCTTAAAGTCAGAGCTAAAATCAATCGTGAAGACATTGTCTTTTTTAGCTGGTTGATTGAATCATACGAAGAAATTGCTGTAATGAGGACAATAGATTCTAATGAAGGAATAGTTGAATTTTGGGTCTCACCTTTTCTAAAAGAAGATTTTAAAGAAATTATTGAATCAGTTGATGAACCAATTGAATTTATAGGGAAAAGCTATCTAAATGATTGAAATAAAGAGAATAATCCAGCCAATTGATTGTGATACCATATTAAATCGGTCAAGGTCAGGAGGAGGAATTTTTTCAGAACTTTTCTTTGAAAACAAGGTTTTTAATTCAGTAACTTTAGAAGACGGAAAAATAGAAGAAGTTTCAGGTGGAATTGATAAAGGTGTTGGATTGCGGGTAATAAGTGGAGATAAAACATTTTACGGTTATACTAACAAGGTCGAAAACTCATCTCTATTGGATTTAGCCAAAGAGATATCATCAGCTGTAAAAAGCCAAAAAATTTCTGCAAAAGAATTAAAAAAGATAGATTTCAAGGAAGAAAAAGATGCAGATTTTAAAGATTTTCTGAAAGGTACGCTCGACGACAGAGTAGAAAAATTAAAACTGGCCGAGTCCTTTTTGCCTAGAGGAAGCAATTATTTAAAACACTATAAATTGGTTATCTCAGACAGCATTCAAGAGGTTGCCATCATCAATTCTGAAGGGAAAGAAATTATAGACCGCAGGCTGAACACTATTTTCATTGTTCAAGTTGTTTTGGCAAAAGATGAAATAATTCAAACAGGTTATGAGCCCATTGGAGGAAGTGAAGGATTTGAGCTATTCGAAAAAATTGATTTGGGAAAAACTGTAAAAAGCTCCTTCGAAAGAGCTAAGATGATGCTTGACGCTCCAAAAGCACCGGCAGGAAGTATGCCGGTTGTCTTATCAAGTGAAGCCGGCGGGACAATGATTCATGAAGCAGTGGGACACGGCTTCGAAGCTGATTATGCGCAGGAAGGATTATCAGTGTATTCAGGGAAGAAAGGTGAATTGATTTCATCTACACTTGTAACCGTTGCTGATGACCCAACCTTAACAGGAAAAAGAGGAAGCTATAGATTCGACGATGAAGGAACAGCATCTTCTGAAACCATTCTTATTGAAAATGGCTGTTTGAAAAATTATCTTTACGACCTTCTTTCTGCAATGAAGGACGGAGTTGTCTCCACAGGCAATGGTAGAAGGGAATCCTACAGATTCAAGCCTATTCCACGAATGAGCAATACCTATATAAAACCCGGCAATCATTCTCCTGAGGAAATTTTAAAAGAAACAGAAAAAGGGTTATTCGTAAAAAAAATGGGAGGCGGGCAGGTCAATCCTGTTAATGGAGACTTTGTCTTTGAAGTTAGCGAAGGATATTTGATTCAAAATGGCAAATTGGTCTCTCCTGTCAGAGGCGCAACTTTAGCCGGCAATGGTCCCAAAGTTCTTCTTGATATAGATATGGTAGGAAATGATCTCGGTTTTGGAATTGGCACATGTGGTAAAGGAGGGCAAGGTGTTCCTGTGGCAGATGCTCAACCAACATTGAGAATCAAAAGTTTGGTTGTTGGTGGAGAAGGTAATCCTCCATGGGAAAAATGATTAATATCAATAATAGCTATTCTCATCTTCATAAAAAACATACAAATTTTAGCAGAAGAATTGACTCTTCTTTAGTATCAAATTATAATTTATTTGAATTGAACCTGCAAAAGGCATCGTTATGAAAAAAATAGTTACATTGACAATTTTAATTGCCTTTTTTTTAATCCATTCATCTGTTGGATACGCAAAGACATTTCATGATTATGGACCTTGGGGAAAAGGTGGTTTAATTACAGCAAGTGTCCTTGCATCTGTCCCTTACACACCTTTGAAGCTTGCTTATGCGTTCATTGGAGGTATTACAAGCGGCATGATTCTTGCTTTTACAGGAGGAAAAGCAACTGAAAGCGCATCAAGGATAGCTGCACAGGCTTCAACCGGTGATTGGTATGTCCCTCCTGATGTATTTCTTGGCAGTGAATATTTAGACTTTGTCGGACCTGACGACAAATAGAAATCGCAAAAAGCATTTCTTTCTTTGTTTTCTATGGTAGATGAATTTCTCATTTAAAAAAATCCCCTTGCAATGACTATCCAAAGGACTTATAAACCTTGCAAAAAATGGAAATGGCAATTTTAAAAAACATAAAAGGAAATTTTTTAAGAATTTCTCTCTATACAATCTTTGGAATAATTTGTTTTTTTTTCTTTTTTTTAATTAAATTTCCCTTTGACATCTTCGTCCAAAATGCACTATCAACTATTGAAAAGAACTACGATATCAATATTTCTATAGATGAATCCAGCTATTCCTTCCCTATTGGAGTAAAATTGACAAAAGTAAATATAAGCGCAGGTGAAGACAACTCTTTAGAATATTCCATTGATGAAGTTAAAATAAAATATCCCCTTTTTTCTTTCCTCTTCTTCAAAAAAGAATTTGCCAT
The DNA window shown above is from Candidatus Schekmanbacteria bacterium and carries:
- a CDS encoding DUF4911 domain-containing protein; its protein translation is MHFHLLKVRAKINREDIVFFSWLIESYEEIAVMRTIDSNEGIVEFWVSPFLKEDFKEIIESVDEPIEFIGKSYLND
- a CDS encoding polyprenyl synthetase family protein; the protein is MLDLFTPIKQELETVEDISINTINSSVDMINDIGAYISRNGGKRLRPALVILSSKACGNYSRSCINLACAVEYIHVATLLHDDVIDNANMRRGAPSANIKWGNKASILVGDYLFAKSFSIMVEEGNQQIMDSLANASMKMAEGEIQQLISKYDINMKEKKYIEIITKKTAELIASCCEVGALLANAPKKEVKAMYAYGLNIGIAFQLIDDALDFIADDKKLGKPICNDIHEGKVTLPLIKILEYENGSTRCKIEEILKKEKLAEHDIHFVMELINKYHTIDYTISLANRYASLGKEYLKAIPESKEKNILEKLADFIVKREV
- a CDS encoding TldD/PmbA family protein, which gives rise to MIEIKRIIQPIDCDTILNRSRSGGGIFSELFFENKVFNSVTLEDGKIEEVSGGIDKGVGLRVISGDKTFYGYTNKVENSSLLDLAKEISSAVKSQKISAKELKKIDFKEEKDADFKDFLKGTLDDRVEKLKLAESFLPRGSNYLKHYKLVISDSIQEVAIINSEGKEIIDRRLNTIFIVQVVLAKDEIIQTGYEPIGGSEGFELFEKIDLGKTVKSSFERAKMMLDAPKAPAGSMPVVLSSEAGGTMIHEAVGHGFEADYAQEGLSVYSGKKGELISSTLVTVADDPTLTGKRGSYRFDDEGTASSETILIENGCLKNYLYDLLSAMKDGVVSTGNGRRESYRFKPIPRMSNTYIKPGNHSPEEILKETEKGLFVKKMGGGQVNPVNGDFVFEVSEGYLIQNGKLVSPVRGATLAGNGPKVLLDIDMVGNDLGFGIGTCGKGGQGVPVADAQPTLRIKSLVVGGEGNPPWEK